The DNA sequence GACAGTCACATTTTATCTCATAGGCCGCGGCCGATCCGATGCAGAGCAGAAGCAGCACCGTCACACACACGATCCTTTTCATATTCCGACGTTCAATCATACTACACTAATGATCTCTGACTCTACACAAAAACCTCTCGCATCCTGGCCGGGGACCGAGCGCTATGACGGCGAGGTGATCCCCTGTCTGACCGTCATCTTCCATACGACGGGGTGCACATGGAACCGGTGCCGGATGTGCGGATATAAGTTTGAGCGGACCAGGATTACGGATCGCAGGGAGAGGATCCATGCACTCCAGGCACAGCTTAACTGGATTGTAGCACATCACCCCCCCGAATCATTCAGGATGGTCAAAATATTTACGTCAGGATCATTCTTCGACGAAGACGAGGTGCCGCACGAGGCACGGGAGGCGATTGCAGAGGCTTTCAAGGGAAAAATCGTCATCGCCGAGAGCAGGACGGAGCATGTCCGGCCGGAACCCGTCACCGCGTTCCGGGAGGGGATTGACGACGGATCCGGCACCTCGGCACTCTTTGTGGCAATGGGACTGGAGACCACGAATGACTTCATCCGCGAGAAGTGCATCGACAAGGGACATACCTTCGCCGATTTCATTGGTGCAGCGGGGATCGCACGTCAGGCCGGAGCAGGAGTCAAGACCTACCTGATGCTCAAACCGCTCTTCCTTACCGAGCGAGAGGCGGTTGACGACATGAAGCGCTCGATCGTCGAGGCGGCACCCTACTCCGATTTGATCTCCATGAACCTCTGCACAATCCAACGGAGAACGGAGGTGGAGCGGTACTGGAAGCAGGGTGCATACCGCCCCCCTTATCTCTGGAGTGCGGTCGACATTCTCCTCTCGGCCGACTATTTCGTGCAGTCGGACCCGGTGGGGGGAGGCAAGATTCGCGGTCCGCACAACTGCGGCTCCTGCGACAGGGAGTTTGTCCGGGGGATCACGGAATACTCCCTTTCCGGTGACCGGGAGATACTGGAAGCCCTGATGGATACTTCATGCACCTGTAAAAATGAGTGGGAATATGTGCTTGCCCATGAAGAGCCCTGGTGCATGCCCCTGACCCGTTAAAAAAACGGAAGGGGGAGAGAGGACGCCCCCTCTCACACTTCAAATTCGCGGAGATTATAGAGCTGTTTTGCAAGGAGCGGGAGGAATGCACCGGCATCGCTCACCACGCCGATGGCCTGCATTGTCCCGCGATCCATGAGTTTGGTCACCGAGGCGGGATTGATGTCCACGCATATGGTCTTCACGTAGGACGGGAGACAGTTGCCGACGGCGACAGAATGCAGGAGGGTGCCGATCATGATGACCATGTCGAGGTCCCGGAGGTGCTCCCGCATCATATCCTGCGCCTCGACCGCATCGGTGATCACATCGGGGAGCGGGCCGTCATCACGGATGGAACCGGCGAGAACATACGGGACGCCCTTCCTGACGCACTCGTACATGATGCCCTTCTGGATGATTCCCTGTTCTACGGCATCCTTAATCGAACCTGCACGAATGACCTCTGATATCGCATATATGTGATTTTTGTGTCCTCCCCGTGCGAGTGTTCCGGTATCGAGGTTCATCCCGAGCGATGTCCCGAAGAGGTTGTACTCGATGTCATGGGTCGCAAGGGCATTGCCCGCGAAGAGGGCGTCAACGTATCCCTCCCGGATGATCTCTGCAAGGGCAGGCGCGGCACGGGTGTGAATGATGGCAGGCCCGCCGACAATGCCAATCTTTCCGCCACGCTTCTTGAGTTCATGCATCTCGAGGGCAATCTTTGCGATGACCGTTTCGCTCGGCCGCTCGGAGGAGACCGTCCCATGCATGAACTCAAAGGTGCTGACCTTGCGGGGGCGCTCTGGAGGGATGACGCGAACACCGTTTTCCCCGAGGACGACCGAATTGCCTTTTTTCAGCTTCGACATAGGGGTGCAGAGTGCCCGGGTCTCCTCCCGATCGACGACGATCAGGCAGTCCATCTCGATGTTCTCCACTTCAAGCCAGTCACCGTCGTATTTGATCATCGTCGGGTGGTTGGTCGTCGAATAGAATCCCTTCGGTACGACCCGGTCAGCTTCCGCCTCGGCGAGCCGGACATCCTCCATCTCCGTCAGGCGTGCCCCGAGGCGGTGCAGCACGCTGAGGATCTGTTCAAGGAGCTCCTCTTCGGGAGCGCTGATGATCAGCCGGGCGTAACTTGTATCCTGTTTCTTCTTTCCGACGTCAAAGGTCGTAATCTCGAAGTTTCCCCCCATCTCCATGACGGCATCAAAGACGCTGGTCATGATGCCTGAATCGATGATATGGCCTTCGAGCTCTATCTCCCGCGCATATTCCATTGTACAAATAATATGTATTTTAATAGTGAAAAATTTGTCAGTCGGGACCACAGGGGACCATCCGCTTCAATCGTCCCGTCGGCCACAAAGGATACGCCCTGCTGCCATGAGATCCCTTTCGGTATTGATATTGAGGGCAAGCCGTTCGTCGTCGATGATGAGCTGGAGCTCTTCCTGTTCCTCTTCCAGATAGGCCCCGTGGAGGATGTTGAGGCCCGAAGGAACGGCTGGAGTGCCTGCGATCCCCATGCTGTACCCGGGCTGCGTTCCTGCCCGGTCAAATGCGGACAGAGGCACCCACACCGAGCAGGCGACCTTGCCGGACGCCCGGTAGGAGGCTTCAACCCTCCTGAGAATTTCCACCGAGATCCCAGGGAGATCGGCAACACAGGTAAAGAAGGGGTTCCCGAGTTCGAGGCATGCGGCACATTCGAGGATATCTTCGACGTACCCGTTCCCGCCGCCCCTGAAATAGGGAATGCCGGTTGCCCGACACCAGTTCTCGGTAAAGGGCACCCGCGAGGAGGTGATGACCGTGACCTTCGTACCGGCAGCGCTGAACGCATCCGTCACATGGGAGAGGAGCGGCTTACCGCAGAGCCGGACGAGGGGCTTTTCCCCCATACCGAGGCGTGAACCGGCCCCCCCGGCGACGATCAGTGCATGCACCGGGCAAGCACCTCCACAAGACGCTCATTCTCCCCACGCGTCCGCACCGCAACCCGTACCGCAAAGGGAAGGCCAAATGATGTGCAGTCCCTGACGAGGATCCCTTCACCGAGCAACCGTTCCTTGACGTCCGCCGCAGGAATCCTGCCGGTGGAAATGAGGATAAAATTCACGGATGACGGTTCGAATGATATGCCGAGTCGCTCAAACCGCTCCTGCATCCACTCCCGTTCCACCCGGATTGCCTCCCGGGAGGATATGAGCTGGTCCCTGTTCGCGAGGGCCTCGAGGGCATATGCCTCGGCGAAGGCGTTGACCGTCCACGGCGGACGTACCGCCTCCATCGCCGCCACAAGATCAGGATCACCAACTCCATATCCGAACCTGATCCCCGGAACTGCATAGGCCTTGGTGAGCGAGCGCAAAACAAAGAGGGAGGGCGACCGCATGTCAATCACACTCCGCGAGGGGTCGGCGAGATCGATGAATGCTTCGTCGACAAAGAGGATGCGCCCCACCTCCTCCGCTGAGGCAATTCGATCCAGAACCGCTTCGCGCTCCAGGAGAGCCCCTGTCGGATTGTTGGGGTTGCAGATAAATTCCGCCACCGCCCCGTCGCTCGCCGGGACGGAAATGCCCCCCGCAATTCTGACCGACAGGTCATATTCACTGAATGTGGGCGGGAAAACGGCCACTTTGTCGCCGGGTGAGATCACCGTGTGGCAGAACGTCCTCATGATCTCGACCGACCCGTTTCCGAGGCAGATCATATCAGGGGAGCATCCTTCGATGCGCGCAATCTCCTCCTTCAGCCGGGGATACCGATCATCAGGATAGAAAGAAACCAGAGATTTATCCGGATTCCAGGAAAAAGAAGGCGGAAAAGGATTTAAATTCTGGCTGAAGTCCAGCAGTCCGTCCGTCGCACATCCCAACCGGATATGCCCCATTCCTCCGTGGTCGGCTCTCCTGATATCTGAAAATCTCATGATTTGTCCCTGTTTCTAATTTTTATTGAGTATACGTCGTTAAAACAATTTTCATAGTGCTACAGCCCCGATTCACAAAGTATATATAATGTGTTATGATATCATTTATTTGTCTGAAAAGAAGTCTGTCATAAAGGTGCTTTATGTCAGACAATTGACCGACAATTAGCTGTCATATGTCAGACTCAGTGATTCACATGATGGAACGTATTACAATCCGGTTACCCTCCCAGCAAGTCGCGATGCTAGAGAAATTCGTGGAAGCCGGGGAATACCCCACAGTGTCAGAAGCGGTGAGGCACGCAGTCAGGGAACTCATTGAGAAACACAGCGAGCGTGTACAGAAAGACAGCGAGCAAATCTCGTTCGAGGTTTAGGAGTGAAAGTATGAATTCGTCATTGTATGAAGACTACAGTGGCCCCTACTGGGAAGATGTGATCATCAGAGGGTTACAAGACGTTTCCGAGTTATTGCAGTCAATCGATTGCCACTCTTATTCCGTACCCCGAAATTACGAAGAAATTTATCACCCTTAGGAGGTTTTGGATGCAGACCATTATCAATGAAGCTTTAAGGCATTCCGAACAGGAACGTCAGATGCAGAAGGACGTCATCGGTGACGATGATTTCGTCGGACAGCCACGCATTGTCATTGTCGGGTGCGGAGGCGCCGGCAACAACACGATCAACCGCCTCTACCATATGAAGGTAAAGGGCGCAGAGACCATTGCCGTCAACACCGACAAGCAGCACCTCGAGATGATCCAGGCAGACAAGCGGGTCCTCGTGGGCAAATCCCTGACGAAGGGACTCGGGGCAGGTGGATTCCCCGATGTCGGCAAGCGTGCAGCAGAGATGGCACGGACCACCCTCGAGGGACTCCTCGCTGACGCAGACCTTGTCTTCGTCACCGCAGGAATGGGCGGCGGAACGGGAACCGGCGTCGCGCCGGTCGTGGCACAGATCGCCAAGGAACAGGGCGCAATCGTCGTCGGAATGGTCAGCTATCCGTTCCAGGTTGAGAAAGCCCGCCTCCTCAGGGCCGAGGAAGGTCTCGAGGCTCTCGCAAATGCCGCGGATTCCGTCATCGTGCTCGACAATAACCGCCTGATGAACTTCGTCCCCAACCTGCCCCTCGGTCAGGCATTCTCCGTCATGGACCAGCTCATCGCCGAGACCGTCAAGGGTATCTCCGAAACGATCACCGAACCGTCGCTCATCAACATTGACTACGCAGATGTCCGCGCCATCATGAGCAAGGGCGGCGTTGCAGTGATGCTCGTCGGAGAGAGTAAACAGCAGAACAAGGCAGAGAATGTCGTCCACGAATGTCTGAACCATCCCCTCCTCGACATCGACTATCGTGGCGCAACCGGCAGCCTGATCCACATCACCGGAGGAAGCGACCTTACACTCCTCGAGGCCGAAGAGATTGCAAGCTCCCTCACCTACGAACTCGACGCCCATGCCGATGTCATCTGGGGCGCACGGGTCAACAAGGAATTCGAGGGCAAGGTCCGTGTCATGGCAATCATGACCGGCGTCAAGAGCGCACAGATCCTCGGTCAGAGATATGAGGTATCCTCTGCCGCACCCGCATCCCGGCCCTCAGGCCACAGCTACGGCCACAATATGATGAGGAGTTCCGGACCCCAGTACGCCCAGGAAAAGACCAGCGGCGGACTCATCGATTTCATCAGGTAACTCACCTGGCGCATCATCCATCGTCAATACACCATCATTCGCCAAAATCCCCTGAAGCACAAAATCCCCCCAAATGTCCCCGCAGTACGCGGATACAACCCACCAATATTTTTCAGGGGCGGCCGGAATCACCGGCCATACAAATCCAACTACACCCCCCTTCTGTTCGAAACACTTATTGCCAGAAAAATAGCAATATTATAGAAATTACTGTGGAATCTTTGCGATCTACAGGAAGGCGCCCAGGAGGTGCCTGCAGTACAGGGGTTGAACAGAATGAACAGCATGATGAACATTCCCAGACTCGCCGGGTCGGGCAAGATCTCTTCTGCTTTGGTTATTTCACGCACTCCCTTCAATGCCAGTATTCCTGTATATCCGCATGATAGGATTCCTATCCATTTTAGGATTGGTAAAGCATGTTGAACGAATTGATCGACAAACGAAAAAAGATCCTCACGGATTCTGAACAGCATAAAAACAAAAGAAATGAGCTCAATGCTCTTGCAAGCACCTTTGCACGCGAGAGAAACCAGCTCAACGGGCAGACCCGGGAATTTGTTGACGAGGCCCAGAAAAATAAAGACCTCCGGGACCAGTCCAATGCAGAAGTTCAGCGCCTGAAGGATGAACGCAATGACCTCAACGAGAAGGCAAACGTGCTTTTCGAGGAAATTGACGCGTACAAAAAGGAACACGGCGCAATCAACAACGCCCGCGGCATCAAGGAACTCCAGAAACAGATCGAAAAGCTCGAGATGGACCAGCAGACCCGTGTGATGAACACGGAGAAGGAGCGGGAACTCATCGAGAAGATCAAACAGCTCAAACTCCAGATCAAAGAGCAGGAAGAGGAGCTGGAGCAGAACAAGGAGATTCACACCAAGCTTCAGGAAGCACGTGAATTCCGCCGGGCAGCATCCGATCTTCATGCAAAGGTCACCGAGATGGCAGAACTTGCCCAGAAGCACCACGACCTCATGGTCGAGTGCTATCGCAAGGCAGACAAGTCACGCGAGGCCGCTGACGAGGGACACAGAAAATTCGTCGAGGCGCAGGAAGCCGCAGATGCGGAACACAACCAGTTCATCGCCTGCCAGAAGGAGCTTCGCGACTACGACAAGGTGATCGGCGGTCTGCGCAAGAAGGGGAAGAAGACAAAGGTCAACAAAGAGCAGAAGGCGGTCAGGAAGGAAGCCGAGGAAGTTTTCCAGCAGTTCAGGGCCGGAGAAAAACTTACCACCGACGATATCCTTCTCCTGCAGCGTGCAAAACTCATATAAACTCATTTTTTTTCCATTTTCAGCAAATATTTATAGAATCGAATAGATTTCTATGATAATGTCGTCAGAGCGGACTCTGATCCTGTGTGTCGACCGGGACGATGATATCGGTTTCAAGGCCGGAGTCCAGAGCCCTGTCGTCGGCAGAGAGGCTTGTCTGGACACCGCAAACAGACTCGGCCTCGTCGATCCGGAAGACTCTGATGTGAATGCCATTTTTCAGGCGATCAAAACCTACGACGCGCTCAAGGCCCGTGGCGAGGATGTGTGTATCGCCGTCCTCGCAGGAAACCATTATGATCTCATCAATGGCGACCGAAAGATTGCCGAAGAACTCCGAAAGGTCGTCTGGGATCTTGAAGCCGGCGAGTGCATTC is a window from the Methanovulcanius yangii genome containing:
- a CDS encoding archaeosine biosynthesis radical SAM protein RaSEA — protein: MISDSTQKPLASWPGTERYDGEVIPCLTVIFHTTGCTWNRCRMCGYKFERTRITDRRERIHALQAQLNWIVAHHPPESFRMVKIFTSGSFFDEDEVPHEAREAIAEAFKGKIVIAESRTEHVRPEPVTAFREGIDDGSGTSALFVAMGLETTNDFIREKCIDKGHTFADFIGAAGIARQAGAGVKTYLMLKPLFLTEREAVDDMKRSIVEAAPYSDLISMNLCTIQRRTEVERYWKQGAYRPPYLWSAVDILLSADYFVQSDPVGGGKIRGPHNCGSCDREFVRGITEYSLSGDREILEALMDTSCTCKNEWEYVLAHEEPWCMPLTR
- a CDS encoding ornithine cyclodeaminase, with the protein product MEYAREIELEGHIIDSGIMTSVFDAVMEMGGNFEITTFDVGKKKQDTSYARLIISAPEEELLEQILSVLHRLGARLTEMEDVRLAEAEADRVVPKGFYSTTNHPTMIKYDGDWLEVENIEMDCLIVVDREETRALCTPMSKLKKGNSVVLGENGVRVIPPERPRKVSTFEFMHGTVSSERPSETVIAKIALEMHELKKRGGKIGIVGGPAIIHTRAAPALAEIIREGYVDALFAGNALATHDIEYNLFGTSLGMNLDTGTLARGGHKNHIYAISEVIRAGSIKDAVEQGIIQKGIMYECVRKGVPYVLAGSIRDDGPLPDVITDAVEAQDMMREHLRDLDMVIMIGTLLHSVAVGNCLPSYVKTICVDINPASVTKLMDRGTMQAIGVVSDAGAFLPLLAKQLYNLREFEV
- a CDS encoding NTP transferase domain-containing protein, which translates into the protein MHALIVAGGAGSRLGMGEKPLVRLCGKPLLSHVTDAFSAAGTKVTVITSSRVPFTENWCRATGIPYFRGGGNGYVEDILECAACLELGNPFFTCVADLPGISVEILRRVEASYRASGKVACSVWVPLSAFDRAGTQPGYSMGIAGTPAVPSGLNILHGAYLEEEQEELQLIIDDERLALNINTERDLMAAGRILCGRRDD
- a CDS encoding pyridoxal phosphate-dependent aminotransferase — its product is MGHIRLGCATDGLLDFSQNLNPFPPSFSWNPDKSLVSFYPDDRYPRLKEEIARIEGCSPDMICLGNGSVEIMRTFCHTVISPGDKVAVFPPTFSEYDLSVRIAGGISVPASDGAVAEFICNPNNPTGALLEREAVLDRIASAEEVGRILFVDEAFIDLADPSRSVIDMRSPSLFVLRSLTKAYAVPGIRFGYGVGDPDLVAAMEAVRPPWTVNAFAEAYALEALANRDQLISSREAIRVEREWMQERFERLGISFEPSSVNFILISTGRIPAADVKERLLGEGILVRDCTSFGLPFAVRVAVRTRGENERLVEVLARCMH
- a CDS encoding ribbon-helix-helix domain-containing protein; the encoded protein is MMERITIRLPSQQVAMLEKFVEAGEYPTVSEAVRHAVRELIEKHSERVQKDSEQISFEV
- the ftsZ gene encoding cell division protein FtsZ, yielding MQTIINEALRHSEQERQMQKDVIGDDDFVGQPRIVIVGCGGAGNNTINRLYHMKVKGAETIAVNTDKQHLEMIQADKRVLVGKSLTKGLGAGGFPDVGKRAAEMARTTLEGLLADADLVFVTAGMGGGTGTGVAPVVAQIAKEQGAIVVGMVSYPFQVEKARLLRAEEGLEALANAADSVIVLDNNRLMNFVPNLPLGQAFSVMDQLIAETVKGISETITEPSLINIDYADVRAIMSKGGVAVMLVGESKQQNKAENVVHECLNHPLLDIDYRGATGSLIHITGGSDLTLLEAEEIASSLTYELDAHADVIWGARVNKEFEGKVRVMAIMTGVKSAQILGQRYEVSSAAPASRPSGHSYGHNMMRSSGPQYAQEKTSGGLIDFIR
- a CDS encoding coiled-coil protein; this translates as MLNELIDKRKKILTDSEQHKNKRNELNALASTFARERNQLNGQTREFVDEAQKNKDLRDQSNAEVQRLKDERNDLNEKANVLFEEIDAYKKEHGAINNARGIKELQKQIEKLEMDQQTRVMNTEKERELIEKIKQLKLQIKEQEEELEQNKEIHTKLQEAREFRRAASDLHAKVTEMAELAQKHHDLMVECYRKADKSREAADEGHRKFVEAQEAADAEHNQFIACQKELRDYDKVIGGLRKKGKKTKVNKEQKAVRKEAEEVFQQFRAGEKLTTDDILLLQRAKLI